One window of Desulfarculus baarsii DSM 2075 genomic DNA carries:
- a CDS encoding RluA family pseudouridine synthase, translating into MRQLFFSSPPEAAAQRLDVALLGLLGDDFSRAQVQRLLRDGLVLVDGQAAKAAQKLRPGQAIAVRLPDPEPSELIPMAMDLAILHEDEDLIIINKPPGLVVHPSPGHAEGTLVHGLLHHCGGLAEVGGKLRPGIVHRLDKDTSGALVAAKNDRAHRGLVARFAAGRVQKEYLALVHGRPAKRGRVDSGIGRHPGDRKRMSSQGSRTKPALSQWRVCRSFGEASLLRVNIHTGRTHQIRVHLSEAGHPVLGDQTYGARRRDAALPDPVAAALRQAGRQMLHAVVLSFEHPISAQIIHVTAPLPADYRAVLRACEAASR; encoded by the coding sequence ATGCGCCAGCTTTTTTTTTCATCCCCGCCGGAAGCGGCGGCTCAACGCCTGGACGTGGCCCTGCTGGGGCTGTTGGGCGATGATTTTTCGCGGGCCCAGGTCCAGCGCCTGCTGCGCGACGGCTTGGTGCTGGTCGATGGCCAGGCGGCCAAGGCCGCGCAGAAGTTGCGGCCGGGCCAGGCCATCGCGGTGCGCCTGCCCGACCCCGAGCCCAGCGAGTTGATCCCCATGGCCATGGACCTGGCCATCCTCCACGAAGACGAAGACCTGATCATCATCAACAAGCCGCCCGGCCTGGTGGTGCATCCTTCGCCGGGCCACGCCGAGGGCACCCTGGTCCACGGCCTGCTGCACCACTGCGGCGGCCTGGCCGAGGTGGGCGGCAAGTTGCGGCCGGGCATCGTCCACCGTCTGGACAAAGACACCTCCGGCGCGTTGGTGGCGGCCAAGAACGACCGCGCCCACCGCGGGCTGGTGGCCCGCTTCGCCGCCGGCCGCGTGCAAAAGGAATACCTGGCCCTGGTCCACGGCCGGCCGGCCAAACGGGGCCGGGTCGACAGCGGCATCGGCCGCCACCCCGGCGACCGCAAACGCATGTCCAGCCAGGGATCGCGCACCAAGCCGGCCTTGAGCCAGTGGCGGGTCTGCCGGAGTTTCGGCGAGGCCAGCCTGCTGCGCGTCAACATCCACACCGGTCGCACCCACCAGATCCGCGTGCACCTCTCCGAGGCCGGCCACCCCGTGCTGGGCGACCAGACCTATGGCGCGCGCCGCCGCGACGCCGCCTTGCCCGACCCGGTGGCCGCGGCCCTGCGCCAGGCCGGCCGACAGATGCTCCACGCCGTGGTGCTTAGTTTCGAGCATCCCATCAGCGCCCAAATCATCCACGTGACAGCCCCGCTGCCAGCCGATTATCGCGCGGTGCTGCGCGCCTGCGAGGCCGCGTCGCGATGA
- the coaE gene encoding dephospho-CoA kinase (Dephospho-CoA kinase (CoaE) performs the final step in coenzyme A biosynthesis.), translated as MIAVGLTGGIASGKSTVAAMFVALGAHLVDTDVLARQAVAPGGPALARIAAEFGPEALDASGNLDRAAMRGLAFGDQAARQRLEAIVHPVVAELAGQAMERYAAQDPGGVVLVDVPLLFEVGWDKLFARTVLVYAPAEVQLRRLMARDHCDEAAARVALQAQMPIEQKRKLAHFVIDNSGDMDKTQSQVVSVWRELCALATAAPSRT; from the coding sequence ATGATCGCCGTGGGGCTCACCGGCGGCATCGCCAGCGGCAAGAGCACGGTGGCGGCCATGTTCGTGGCCCTGGGGGCACATCTGGTCGACACGGACGTGCTGGCCCGCCAGGCCGTGGCCCCTGGTGGCCCGGCGTTGGCGCGCATCGCGGCGGAGTTCGGCCCGGAGGCCCTCGACGCCAGCGGCAATCTGGACCGCGCGGCCATGCGCGGCCTGGCCTTTGGCGACCAGGCGGCGCGCCAGCGGCTGGAGGCCATCGTCCACCCGGTCGTGGCCGAACTGGCCGGGCAGGCCATGGAGCGCTACGCCGCCCAAGACCCCGGCGGCGTGGTCTTGGTCGATGTGCCGCTGCTGTTCGAGGTGGGCTGGGACAAGCTTTTCGCGCGGACGGTGCTGGTCTACGCGCCGGCCGAGGTTCAGTTACGCCGGTTGATGGCCAGGGACCACTGCGACGAGGCCGCGGCGCGCGTGGCCCTGCAAGCGCAGATGCCCATTGAACAAAAGCGGAAGTTGGCCCATTTTGTTATTGACAATTCCGGCGACATGGATAAGACTCAAAGCCAGGTCGTCTCGGTGTGGCGAGAGCTATGCGCTCTGGCCACCGCGGCTCCTTCCCGGACTTAG
- a CDS encoding CarD family transcriptional regulator: protein MFDLGQLAVYPAHGVGRIEAVEEKTIGGAQQCFYILRILENDMIIMVPTANAGAVGLRPIIPTEEVPQVLSILRDHDVIIENQTWNRRYRDYMSKIKTGSVYEVAEVLRDLFILKSDKELSFGERKMLDTARNLLVKELSIAQQQTEDVVAAQVEGIFCHC, encoded by the coding sequence ATGTTTGATCTGGGTCAACTGGCCGTTTATCCGGCGCATGGGGTGGGCCGGATCGAAGCCGTCGAGGAAAAAACCATCGGCGGGGCGCAGCAGTGTTTTTACATCCTGCGCATCCTGGAAAACGACATGATCATCATGGTGCCCACGGCCAACGCCGGCGCGGTGGGCCTGCGGCCGATCATCCCCACCGAGGAAGTGCCCCAGGTGCTGAGCATCCTGCGCGACCACGACGTGATCATCGAAAACCAGACATGGAACCGCCGCTACCGCGACTACATGAGCAAAATCAAGACCGGCTCGGTCTACGAAGTGGCCGAGGTGCTGCGCGATCTGTTCATCCTCAAATCGGACAAAGAGCTTTCCTTTGGCGAGCGCAAGATGCTAGACACCGCCCGCAACCTGCTGGTCAAGGAGCTTTCCATCGCCCAGCAGCAGACCGAGGACGTGGTCGCCGCCCAGGTGGAAGGCATCTTCTGCCACTGTTGA